From Bacillus basilensis, a single genomic window includes:
- the flgE gene encoding flagellar hook protein FlgE gives MIKALYTSITGMNAAQNALSVTSNNIANAQTVGYKKQKAIFDDLLYNNTVGSRGDGAYAGTNPKSIGNGVKFSGTSTDFSDGSITLTSDKMETAIEGNGLFLVGDRNAGNVEYTRKGSFGVSKDSYVTNTGGQYVLGYGVKTGTQEVDFSSRPSPIHIPMGSAVGGIQTDKATIGGNLPRNQNALSHEFTVFDAEGNSLTLRVNIKQKTTKETVDGKEVEKPVPGEYTYTVSVRNDSKNEKEFKPVEGMTGEKNLKFDTLGNLKETDEAVQKDPVTGEITKGGTVDIPFGKGLKLDLSGLTNYPTGKTISTTEVTGRPAAIANDYSISDGGFVMMKYSDGSMKVVGQLAVATFPNSGGLMKTGNGNYVATPSAGIPGIGVAGENGAGNVRGSAKESSNVDLSVEFVDLMLYQRGFQGNAKVIKVSDEVLNEVVNLIR, from the coding sequence ATGATTAAAGCGTTATATACAAGTATTACAGGGATGAATGCAGCACAAAATGCATTAAGTGTTACTTCAAATAATATTGCAAATGCACAAACAGTTGGATATAAAAAGCAAAAGGCTATTTTTGATGATTTGCTATATAATAATACGGTTGGTTCACGTGGTGATGGTGCTTATGCTGGTACGAATCCAAAGAGTATTGGTAACGGTGTAAAGTTCAGTGGGACATCTACAGATTTTAGTGATGGTTCTATTACTTTAACTAGTGATAAGATGGAGACAGCGATAGAAGGAAACGGTTTGTTTTTAGTTGGTGATCGTAATGCTGGAAATGTAGAGTATACGAGAAAAGGGTCTTTTGGTGTATCGAAAGATAGCTATGTTACAAATACAGGTGGACAGTATGTACTAGGTTATGGTGTAAAAACAGGAACACAAGAAGTAGATTTTTCTTCACGACCAAGCCCAATTCATATTCCAATGGGATCAGCTGTTGGTGGGATTCAAACAGATAAAGCGACCATAGGCGGAAACCTTCCTAGAAACCAAAATGCATTATCTCACGAATTCACAGTTTTTGATGCGGAAGGGAACTCGTTAACGTTACGTGTAAATATTAAACAAAAGACTACAAAAGAGACTGTAGATGGTAAAGAAGTTGAAAAGCCAGTGCCAGGCGAATATACATATACAGTTTCTGTAAGGAATGATTCTAAAAACGAAAAAGAATTTAAGCCTGTCGAAGGCATGACGGGCGAAAAAAATCTTAAATTTGATACATTAGGAAATCTAAAGGAGACAGATGAGGCTGTACAAAAAGATCCAGTAACTGGTGAAATTACTAAAGGTGGAACGGTTGATATTCCTTTTGGAAAGGGATTGAAACTGGATTTAAGTGGTTTAACAAATTATCCGACAGGGAAAACTATTTCTACAACAGAAGTAACGGGGCGTCCAGCTGCAATTGCAAATGACTATTCTATTTCTGACGGTGGTTTCGTTATGATGAAATATTCAGATGGTAGTATGAAAGTTGTAGGGCAACTAGCTGTAGCTACATTCCCGAATTCAGGTGGATTAATGAAAACAGGGAATGGAAATTACGTTGCGACACCATCAGCGGGTATTCCAGGAATAGGTGTTGCTGGTGAGAATGGTGCAGGTAATGTACGAGGGTCAGCAAAAGAAAGTTCAAATGTAGATTTATCTGTAGAATTTGTTGATTTAATGCTTTATCAACGTGGATTCCAAGGAAATGCGAAAGTAATTAAAGTGTCAGATGAAGTATTAAATGAAGTTGTAAACTTAATTCGATAA
- a CDS encoding DUF3964 family protein, with the protein MTTRQERILQLPFFENKRELAQQVLKMEREEHIYLPDQFEIKQVPPYSFGEKQSIIGRIHEFYFVSVGSEGEWKYQLFKDEMKCREFFITLSGITDQQIAFWFNNIELLKSS; encoded by the coding sequence ATGACGACAAGACAAGAGCGAATTTTACAATTGCCTTTTTTCGAAAATAAACGTGAACTTGCCCAGCAAGTGTTAAAAATGGAACGAGAAGAGCATATATATTTACCAGATCAATTTGAAATTAAGCAAGTACCTCCATATTCGTTTGGTGAAAAGCAATCAATCATTGGCCGTATTCATGAGTTTTATTTCGTAAGTGTTGGTAGCGAAGGAGAATGGAAGTATCAACTGTTTAAGGACGAGATGAAGTGCCGTGAGTTTTTTATTACACTATCAGGGATAACGGATCAGCAGATTGCATTTTGGTTCAATAACATCGAGTTATTGAAAAGCTCTTAA
- a CDS encoding LysR family transcriptional regulator, translating into MAQNKYRVTFISPSEVEQRTVMAASSLPYLIRKVESIIADPNGYFVNDKKNNCYFKVIKENITFIQYELLFSDKEIHIEKLKHIAPAILKQLFKKINDPELYALALLDVDIATKEYVLEEMDSELRIRVETELSKKWKAMPTEIVGAQEVLLEALASFIQD; encoded by the coding sequence ATGGCGCAGAATAAGTATCGCGTTACATTCATTTCGCCAAGTGAGGTTGAGCAACGGACTGTAATGGCGGCGAGTAGTTTGCCGTATTTAATTCGTAAAGTAGAGAGTATTATTGCAGATCCGAACGGTTATTTTGTAAATGATAAAAAAAATAATTGCTATTTTAAAGTGATTAAAGAAAATATTACATTTATTCAATATGAGTTACTATTTTCGGATAAGGAAATTCATATTGAAAAATTAAAACATATAGCACCAGCTATATTGAAACAATTATTTAAAAAAATAAATGATCCAGAATTATATGCGCTTGCGCTACTTGATGTTGATATAGCGACGAAAGAATATGTGCTAGAAGAAATGGATTCGGAGCTAAGAATACGAGTAGAAACGGAGCTTTCGAAAAAGTGGAAAGCAATGCCGACAGAAATTGTAGGAGCGCAAGAAGTGTTATTAGAGGCACTTGCTTCGTTTATACAAGATTAA
- a CDS encoding chemotaxis protein, translating into MSQAQSILLESGTNELEIVTYTVGENLFSINVMKVREIINPFPVTTVPESHHAVEGVVQVRGEILPVINLATALNLKSTKPLDQTKFIISELNQMKVIFRVDEVHRIQRISWEQIDEPASLSMGLEETTSGIVKLDGKIILLLDYEKIVCEISGTGYDNKSLAGLEQKTDRAEKVIYIAEDSAMLRQILEETLSSAGYTKMNFFSNGAEALAQIEKLAKEQGEKMFEHIHLLITDIEMPKMDGHHLTKVVKDSEVMNRLPVIIFSSLITNELFHKGEAVGANAQVSKPDIQELIGLVDKLVL; encoded by the coding sequence ATGTCACAAGCACAAAGTATTTTATTAGAAAGCGGAACAAATGAATTAGAGATTGTCACATATACTGTTGGTGAAAATCTGTTTAGTATCAACGTAATGAAAGTACGTGAAATCATTAATCCATTCCCTGTTACAACTGTGCCAGAATCTCATCATGCAGTTGAAGGTGTTGTTCAAGTACGTGGTGAAATTTTACCTGTTATTAACTTAGCGACAGCTCTTAATTTAAAATCGACAAAGCCACTTGATCAAACGAAATTTATTATTTCAGAATTAAATCAAATGAAAGTTATTTTCCGTGTTGATGAAGTGCATCGTATTCAACGTATTTCTTGGGAACAAATTGATGAACCAGCTTCATTGTCTATGGGACTAGAAGAAACGACATCTGGTATTGTAAAACTAGATGGAAAAATCATTTTGCTATTAGATTATGAAAAAATTGTATGTGAAATTAGCGGTACAGGTTATGACAACAAATCACTTGCAGGGTTAGAACAGAAAACAGATCGAGCTGAAAAAGTTATTTATATAGCAGAAGATTCAGCGATGCTTCGCCAAATATTAGAAGAAACATTATCATCAGCTGGATATACGAAAATGAACTTCTTCAGCAATGGTGCAGAAGCATTAGCACAAATTGAAAAATTAGCGAAAGAGCAAGGCGAAAAAATGTTTGAACATATTCACCTGCTAATTACTGATATTGAAATGCCGAAAATGGATGGACATCATTTAACGAAAGTTGTTAAGGATAGTGAAGTAATGAATCGTTTACCGGTCATTATTTTCTCTTCATTAATTACAAATGAATTATTCCATAAAGGCGAAGCTGTAGGAGCAAATGCTCAAGTAAGTAAGCCAGATATTCAAGAGTTAATTGGTTTAGTTGATAAGTTAGTGCTGTAA